In Episyrphus balteatus chromosome 4, idEpiBalt1.1, whole genome shotgun sequence, the sequence TCTGTATCGCCGTAGCAATGATGGAACCAAATATTCTACCCAAAAACCTTGACACAGAAATCTATACACATCGCtttgtttataataataattatacttCCGAATAAATGGTCAAAgcatttcaaaacattttaaaactctCATTTATACttgcaaaacaataatattcTTTATACTATTTGTTTAagtaaagattttaatttttgcttgtTGATCATCTATCTGTCTAACTCATTTCCTATTCATTAATAGCAATATTTAAtcctttattttatattattttattttattatagttaaatgtttattaaatattaattgtttgttatgttatgttttattgaaattaaaaaaaaaaaaaaaatactcataaaAATATGTGCACTCTCATATATTCCGTTCTAGTAACTCAACACCGTTCAAATAGTCCCCAAAATTCAAGTTCGGGATCATCGCCTGTTATGTCAAATAGTAGTTCTAGTCCAGCACCACCATCCAGTAGTCCAAGTCCACAAGAAAGCCCAAAGAATTGTAGCTATATATACCGTGATTGATTGATATGCAACACTAAATCCATGCCACTCATAAAATCAGCCACCTCAACTACCATCATCACAACATCatcaaaaccaacaacaacaaaaacaacaacttcaTCACCAACAAAGTCGTTTATTCATAAtaatcaacatcatcatcatcaacatcatcagcagcagcagccaTTAGCCAATAATTCAAATGAAACATATTTCATGAATGAGGCACCTACATCGACTGCAACCACCACCGCCAAAAAGACTTTCTATcaacatgatgatgatgatgatgatgattatgttAATATtgataataatgatgatgatgacaatgACAGTGGCGTACACGATAACAATAGTggcaaaccaacaacaacaacaacaacatcatccTCCTCCATGACAATGC encodes:
- the LOC129918043 gene encoding uncharacterized protein DDB_G0286175-like; translation: MCTLIYSVLVTQHRSNSPQNSSSGSSPVMSNSSSSPAPPSSSPSPQESPKNSTSTTIITTSSKPTTTKTTTSSPTKSFIHNNQHHHHQHHQQQQPLANNSNETYFMNEAPTSTATTTAKKTFYQHDDDDDDDYVNIDNNDDDDNDSGVHDNNSGKPTTTTTTSSSSMTMRFPSISSANNKINQCFKLTPSNNKGLMILTDKESFSIGSNNDDDDDNNEDKTPTNTNMTTNTNTTPTTSSGLACYNPINSMKLPTAIFSPQFNENLATLNRKWTKFNRRSHRRRNSSSGDSKELDKLVLKSMEWDDNDIY